A region of Malaciobacter marinus DNA encodes the following proteins:
- a CDS encoding tRNA1(Val) (adenine(37)-N6)-methyltransferase, which translates to MLLYQPKDGYCYNSDTHFLYDFIIRNLNQFKNINGEILDIGSGSGILGLLVARDNPKLSLNQSEIQEEFQFLSQINSKCNKIEAKMYKGSFLQLEFDKKFDICISNPPFYHSNVIKSENENLKIARYNDSMPLEDFISKTNRVLKPKGKFFFCYDVKQINEILLLLKKYKFNVESMQFVHPKKDKDATLVLVYARKDSKSLTKVLSAMTVFEKDEFSKEVLKIYEKSLTHSIKVEI; encoded by the coding sequence TTGCTTCTTTATCAGCCAAAAGATGGTTATTGTTACAATAGTGACACTCATTTTTTATATGACTTTATAATAAGAAATTTAAATCAATTTAAAAATATTAATGGTGAAATTTTGGATATTGGTAGTGGTAGTGGGATACTTGGTCTTTTAGTTGCAAGAGATAATCCAAAGCTTAGTTTAAATCAGTCTGAAATTCAAGAGGAGTTTCAGTTTTTAAGTCAAATAAATAGCAAATGCAATAAAATAGAAGCTAAAATGTATAAAGGTTCATTTTTACAGTTAGAGTTTGATAAAAAATTTGATATTTGTATTTCAAATCCGCCTTTTTATCATAGTAATGTAATAAAAAGCGAAAATGAAAACTTGAAAATTGCAAGATATAATGATTCTATGCCTTTAGAAGATTTCATATCAAAAACAAACAGAGTTTTAAAGCCAAAAGGGAAGTTTTTCTTTTGTTATGATGTAAAACAAATAAATGAGATATTGTTACTTTTAAAAAAATATAAATTCAATGTTGAAAGTATGCAGTTTGTTCATCCTAAAAAAGACAAAGACGCAACTTTGGTTTTGGTTTATGCAAGAAAAGATTCAAAATCTTTAACAAAAGTTTTATCTGCAATGACTGTTTTTGAAAAAGATGAGTTTTCAAAAGAGGTTTTAAAGATTTATGAAAAATCTTTAACTCATAGTATAAAAGTAGAAATATGA
- a CDS encoding IS256 family transposase, with product MIDKEAIKEAYKSGQIKSLDDVNDVMKSMVKDVIEVLTEQEITHHLGYEKHQSSQIDNYRNGHNDKSLNSKFGVIDVSIPRDRNSDFHPEIIKKRQTDIHGIEDAVISLYAKEMSTRDIQSHIEELYDHNISHESISNITDAVIEKAKEWQIRPLESIYAIIFMDATFLKVRLEGQVRNVAAYLMIGITLDGHKDVLGVWIAKTESSKYWLGVLNELKNRGVNDVLIFAVDGLNGFSNAIQVVYPHSEVQRCIVHQIRNSLKFVSWKDRKELADDLKFIYKAVNEKSALNALKEFEDKWAKTYPHIITIHYTLYPFHFHFIFII from the coding sequence ATGATAGATAAAGAAGCAATCAAAGAGGCTTACAAGAGTGGACAGATAAAGTCCTTAGATGATGTCAATGATGTTATGAAGTCGATGGTTAAAGATGTTATTGAAGTTTTAACCGAACAAGAAATAACACACCATTTGGGCTATGAGAAGCATCAAAGTTCTCAAATTGACAATTACCGTAATGGTCATAATGATAAATCACTGAACTCCAAGTTTGGTGTTATAGATGTCTCAATTCCAAGAGATAGAAACTCTGATTTTCACCCTGAAATCATTAAAAAAAGACAAACAGATATTCATGGTATTGAAGATGCTGTAATATCACTTTATGCTAAAGAAATGAGTACCAGAGATATTCAATCCCATATTGAAGAACTCTATGATCATAATATCTCTCATGAATCCATTTCCAATATCACTGATGCAGTTATTGAAAAAGCCAAAGAGTGGCAAATAAGACCATTAGAATCAATCTATGCCATTATCTTTATGGATGCCACATTTTTAAAAGTAAGACTTGAAGGACAAGTCAGAAATGTAGCTGCTTATTTGATGATTGGAATTACCCTTGATGGACATAAAGATGTCTTAGGTGTTTGGATTGCTAAGACTGAATCATCCAAGTATTGGTTAGGTGTTTTAAATGAACTGAAGAATAGAGGTGTAAATGATGTTCTTATCTTTGCAGTAGATGGATTAAATGGATTCTCTAATGCTATTCAAGTAGTTTATCCTCACTCTGAAGTTCAAAGATGTATTGTACATCAAATTAGAAACTCTTTGAAGTTTGTCTCATGGAAAGATAGAAAAGAGCTTGCAGATGATTTAAAATTCATCTATAAAGCAGTAAATGAAAAATCAGCATTAAATGCTTTAAAAGAGTTTGAAGATAAGTGGGCTAAAACTTATCCTCATATTATCACTATACACTATACACTATACCCTTTTCATTTTCATTTCATTTTCATAATTTAA
- a CDS encoding 2-oxoglutarate synthase subunit alpha, with translation MAREIISTGNNLAAMAAVDAKCEFFAGYPITPSSEVMHTISDLLPANGGAAIQMEDEIAGVCAALGAAMSGKRALTATSGPGISLKAENIGLGYIAEVPLVIINVMRGGPSTGLPTRVQQGDILQAKAPTHGDYNSITLCASTLEECYTQTIKAFDLADRFMQPVFLLLDETIGHMSGKAVIPDLEEIQASIKPRRVYEGDPKEYKPYDVPHDEPAILNPMFKGYKYHFTGLHHGPTGHPTEDGDTCQKLIDRLFDKVNLHLDEVNQYEEYMLDDAQIMIIAYGSVALSAKEAIKRLRKEGIKIGLFRPITLWPSPEEKIYEYCQKIDKVLVTELNKGQYFQEIQRASQRKDFATLFKANGRPIAPIEIIEKIKGM, from the coding sequence ATGGCAAGAGAAATAATATCAACGGGAAATAATTTAGCTGCAATGGCAGCAGTTGATGCAAAATGTGAATTTTTTGCAGGTTATCCAATTACTCCATCAAGTGAAGTAATGCATACAATTTCAGATTTATTACCTGCAAATGGTGGAGCTGCTATCCAAATGGAAGATGAAATAGCAGGAGTATGTGCAGCACTAGGTGCAGCAATGAGTGGGAAAAGAGCACTTACAGCAACAAGTGGTCCAGGAATTTCACTAAAAGCTGAAAATATTGGATTAGGTTATATTGCTGAAGTTCCACTTGTAATTATAAATGTTATGAGAGGAGGCCCATCAACTGGTCTTCCAACAAGAGTTCAACAAGGTGATATTCTTCAAGCAAAAGCACCAACTCATGGAGATTATAACTCTATTACACTTTGTGCTTCTACACTTGAAGAGTGTTATACACAAACAATTAAAGCTTTTGATTTAGCAGATAGATTTATGCAACCTGTTTTTTTACTACTTGATGAAACTATTGGACATATGAGTGGAAAAGCTGTAATCCCAGATTTAGAAGAGATTCAAGCTTCAATTAAACCAAGAAGAGTTTATGAGGGTGATCCAAAAGAGTATAAACCTTATGATGTACCACATGATGAACCTGCTATATTAAATCCAATGTTTAAAGGATACAAATATCACTTTACAGGATTGCATCATGGACCAACAGGTCACCCAACAGAAGATGGTGATACTTGTCAAAAACTAATAGATAGGCTTTTTGATAAAGTTAATTTACATTTAGATGAAGTTAATCAATATGAAGAGTATATGCTTGATGATGCACAAATTATGATTATAGCATATGGTTCAGTGGCACTTTCTGCAAAAGAAGCTATAAAAAGGCTTAGAAAAGAAGGTATAAAAATAGGACTATTTAGACCAATTACTCTTTGGCCAAGTCCTGAAGAAAAAATATATGAGTATTGTCAAAAAATAGACAAAGTTTTAGTAACAGAGCTAAATAAAGGTCAATATTTTCAAGAAATACAAAGAGCAAGTCAAAGAAAAGATTTTGCTACTTTATTTAAAGCAAATGGAAGACCAATAGCTCCAATTGAAATAATCGAAAAAATCAAAGGAATGTAA
- a CDS encoding succinylglutamate desuccinylase/aspartoacylase family protein, translating into MDKDFITLGEQNIPKGVNITINIELPKLYNTPTKLPIHVIRGKKDGPVVFVSAAVHGDELNGIEIIRRLRKLNILKRLKGTLILVPIVNVYGTMTLSRYMPDRRDLNRSFPGSVKGSLASRVANIFFKEIVSKCDLGIDLHTASIHKSNLPQIRTNTKDEFTYKLAKAFEAPVVLHSELRDGSLRQVAQEDGIPILLYEAGEALRFDETCIRIGVKGIVNVLRELNMLPISKRKSKRLPVITRSSQWIRASESGVLRTIKALGDIVKKDEIIAFIDEPFGDASFEIKSIFDGIIIGKSEIPLVQEGDAIFHIAKFKNLEAAETKIEYFNEEILNESEFFELNNEEIIEE; encoded by the coding sequence ATGGATAAAGATTTTATAACTTTAGGAGAACAAAATATTCCTAAAGGGGTAAACATCACAATAAATATAGAGCTTCCAAAACTTTATAATACTCCAACAAAACTTCCTATACATGTAATTAGGGGCAAAAAAGATGGTCCAGTTGTATTTGTAAGTGCTGCTGTACATGGTGATGAATTAAATGGTATAGAAATAATTAGAAGATTAAGAAAATTAAATATTTTAAAAAGATTAAAAGGTACACTTATTCTTGTTCCAATTGTAAATGTTTATGGAACTATGACTTTATCTAGATATATGCCAGATAGAAGAGATTTAAATAGAAGTTTCCCAGGTTCTGTTAAAGGTTCACTTGCAAGTAGGGTGGCTAATATATTTTTTAAAGAGATTGTTTCAAAATGCGATTTGGGTATTGATTTGCATACTGCTTCTATTCACAAATCAAACTTGCCTCAAATTAGAACAAATACAAAAGATGAGTTTACTTATAAACTTGCAAAAGCTTTTGAAGCACCTGTTGTTTTGCACTCAGAATTAAGAGATGGTTCTTTAAGACAAGTGGCACAAGAAGATGGTATCCCTATTTTATTATATGAAGCAGGGGAAGCTTTGAGATTTGATGAAACATGTATTAGAATAGGTGTAAAGGGCATTGTAAATGTATTAAGAGAATTAAACATGCTTCCTATTTCAAAAAGAAAATCTAAAAGATTACCAGTTATTACAAGAAGTAGTCAATGGATAAGAGCAAGTGAAAGTGGAGTTTTAAGAACAATCAAAGCCTTAGGAGATATTGTAAAAAAAGATGAAATCATTGCTTTTATAGATGAACCATTTGGTGATGCTTCTTTTGAAATAAAATCAATATTTGATGGAATAATCATTGGAAAATCAGAAATACCTTTAGTTCAAGAAGGTGATGCAATTTTTCATATAGCTAAGTTTAAAAATCTAGAAGCTGCTGAAACAAAAATAGAGTATTTTAATGAAGAAATTTTAAATGAAAGTGAGTTTTTTGAACTTAATAATGAAGAGATAATCGAAGAGTAA
- the trpC gene encoding indole-3-glycerol phosphate synthase TrpC: MILDEIIEKTKEDLERRKVEIPLDLLGRSLASNPYAPRDVKKYLASTKDEPIRVIAEVKKASPSKGIIKEDFDPLAIAQEYSANGANAISVLTEPHYFKGDLEYLTQIRRYVSTPLLRKDFIVDKYQIVEALVYGADFILLIAKALSTKELKELYEYALYIGLEVLVEIHDKEDLTKAMKCGANIVGINHRNLDTFEMDMQLCDKLIPMIPNGKIIVAESGVSNTETIKRLSSIGADAFLIGEHFMKVPSIKDELETFKNATK, from the coding sequence GTGATTTTAGATGAAATTATTGAAAAAACAAAAGAGGATTTAGAAAGAAGAAAAGTTGAAATTCCTCTTGATTTACTTGGTAGAAGTTTAGCTTCAAATCCTTATGCCCCAAGAGATGTAAAAAAGTATCTTGCATCTACAAAAGATGAACCCATAAGAGTAATAGCTGAAGTTAAAAAAGCAAGTCCTAGTAAAGGTATAATAAAAGAGGATTTTGATCCACTTGCAATTGCACAAGAGTATAGTGCAAATGGTGCAAATGCAATTTCAGTTTTGACTGAACCTCACTATTTTAAAGGTGATTTGGAGTATTTAACTCAAATAAGAAGATATGTTTCAACACCACTTTTAAGAAAAGATTTTATTGTAGATAAATATCAAATTGTTGAAGCTTTAGTTTATGGAGCTGATTTTATATTACTTATAGCAAAAGCTTTAAGTACAAAAGAGCTTAAAGAGTTATATGAGTATGCTTTATATATAGGACTTGAGGTTTTAGTTGAAATTCATGATAAAGAAGATTTAACAAAAGCTATGAAATGTGGTGCAAATATAGTAGGAATTAATCATAGAAATTTAGATACTTTTGAAATGGATATGCAACTTTGTGATAAATTAATTCCAATGATACCAAATGGAAAAATTATAGTTGCAGAAAGTGGAGTAAGTAACACTGAAACTATCAAAAGACTTAGCTCAATTGGAGCAGATGCTTTTTTAATTGGGGAACACTTTATGAAAGTTCCATCTATTAAAGATGAGCTTGAAACTTTTAAAAATGCTACTAAATAA
- the rimK gene encoding 30S ribosomal protein S6--L-glutamate ligase: protein MRLYILSRNEELYSTKRLVEAGKQRGWEVRVIDYLKCSIEIMKGELKISYFGEELPKPDAIIPRIGASRTFYGTAMVRHFEMMDVFTVTGSLAIKRSRDKLRSLQILSKKSIDMPKTVFASNESSAKDVIALSGGAPLVLKILEGTQGVGVVLVESEKAAKSVLDAFYGMDVNLLVQEFIEEANGSDIRVLVVGGEVVGAMKRQGAEGDFRSNLHQGGTAMAHKLTRKEKATAIAAAKAMGLGVCGVDMIPSKRGPLVMEVNSSPGLEGIETSTNLDIAGKIMDYIGQNVTPNDDLLRKRKLKKDNIGA, encoded by the coding sequence ATGAGATTATACATCCTATCAAGAAACGAAGAACTTTACTCAACAAAAAGACTTGTAGAAGCTGGTAAACAAAGAGGTTGGGAAGTTAGAGTTATTGATTATTTAAAGTGTAGTATTGAGATTATGAAAGGTGAACTAAAAATTAGCTATTTTGGAGAAGAGTTGCCTAAACCTGATGCTATTATTCCAAGAATTGGAGCAAGTAGGACATTTTATGGAACTGCAATGGTAAGGCACTTTGAGATGATGGATGTGTTTACAGTTACAGGAAGTTTAGCTATTAAAAGAAGTAGAGATAAATTAAGAAGTTTACAAATACTTTCAAAAAAGTCAATAGATATGCCAAAAACAGTTTTTGCTTCAAATGAATCAAGTGCAAAAGATGTAATAGCCTTAAGTGGTGGAGCACCTCTTGTTTTGAAAATACTTGAAGGAACTCAAGGCGTAGGTGTTGTATTAGTTGAGAGTGAAAAAGCAGCAAAATCAGTACTTGATGCTTTTTATGGGATGGATGTAAACTTACTTGTACAAGAGTTTATAGAAGAGGCAAATGGTTCTGATATAAGAGTTTTAGTAGTAGGTGGTGAAGTTGTAGGAGCTATGAAAAGACAAGGTGCTGAAGGTGATTTTAGGTCAAACTTACATCAAGGTGGAACAGCAATGGCACATAAACTTACAAGAAAAGAAAAAGCAACTGCAATTGCAGCAGCAAAAGCTATGGGATTGGGTGTTTGTGGAGTTGATATGATTCCCTCAAAAAGAGGACCTCTTGTAATGGAAGTAAACTCTTCTCCTGGTTTAGAAGGAATTGAAACATCAACAAACCTTGATATCGCAGGTAAAATTATGGATTATATTGGTCAAAATGTAACACCAAATGATGATTTACTTAGAAAAAGAAAATTAAAAAAAGATAATATTGGAGCATAA
- a CDS encoding 4Fe-4S binding protein has translation METIQAPENTPVWVDESRCKACDVCVSVCPAGVLAMRLEPGSTLGSMVSVENKDSCIGCMDCELSCPDFAIFVADKKEFKFAKLTDEAKQRSIAIKNNNYRILS, from the coding sequence ATGGAAACTATACAGGCGCCAGAAAATACACCTGTTTGGGTAGATGAAAGTAGATGCAAAGCATGTGATGTTTGTGTATCTGTTTGCCCTGCTGGAGTATTGGCAATGAGACTTGAGCCTGGCTCTACACTAGGCTCAATGGTTAGTGTTGAGAATAAAGATTCATGTATTGGATGTATGGACTGTGAATTGTCTTGTCCTGATTTTGCGATTTTTGTAGCAGATAAAAAAGAGTTTAAATTTGCAAAATTAACAGATGAAGCAAAACAAAGAAGTATTGCAATAAAAAATAACAACTATAGAATACTTAGCTAA
- a CDS encoding LTA synthase family protein produces MDTISVSIILIIPLFMMTLLPKYASKFYESTLKYYFVITISCMIYIEVATFPFILEYDVRPNYLFVEYLVYPQEVFSMIFAEYKLELFFAVLLISIFIIGYLKLFKFYFKGLFDIHYIKRLALFLPLSILLFIGIRSSFGHRPANQSDAMYSSNRILNEITKNSLYSIGYAIYINKKNNNKALLKQYGNMPIDEALNRVQKRLNISSNNVKLPFSRVQPTNFHDVSSKNLVIFIQESLGAQFVEAVGGEKGITPNINRLSKEGILFTDLYSNGTRSVRGIAGCMAGNFAIPGKGVIKRNKSQRDFFTIASLLKPYGYHTSFIYGGESRFDNMRGWFLGNGFDEIIDQPRFNNPSFTGTWGVSDEDMVIRANNEFAKHYKNNQKFASVMFSTSNHSPFDFPNNKIELIDNVPKKSVKNAIKYADFAIGKFFELAKQESYYKDTVFVVVADHNIRVYGEDVIPVNMFHIPGFIISESVKPMKYDKITTQPDILATALDLIGIDLNFPILGHSIFSDKKQNLSFMQFHNSYALRVNDSIAIIQPGKKPVTYKYKNKHLLETVSDTELEQDALAFIITLDYLYQNKLYK; encoded by the coding sequence ATGGATACTATTAGTGTCTCTATCATTCTAATTATTCCTTTATTTATGATGACTTTATTACCTAAATATGCATCTAAGTTTTATGAATCCACATTAAAATATTACTTTGTCATTACAATATCTTGTATGATATATATTGAAGTTGCCACTTTTCCTTTTATCTTAGAATATGATGTTCGTCCAAATTATTTATTTGTGGAATACTTAGTATATCCACAAGAAGTTTTCTCTATGATTTTTGCAGAATATAAATTAGAACTATTTTTTGCAGTCTTATTAATTTCTATATTTATTATAGGATATTTAAAACTTTTCAAATTTTATTTTAAAGGACTCTTTGACATTCATTATATAAAAAGACTTGCATTATTTTTGCCATTATCAATACTTTTATTTATAGGTATTCGTTCATCATTTGGACATCGACCTGCAAATCAATCTGATGCAATGTATTCATCAAATAGAATACTAAATGAGATTACAAAAAATTCATTGTACAGTATAGGATATGCTATTTATATCAATAAAAAGAATAATAACAAAGCTTTATTAAAGCAGTACGGTAATATGCCTATAGATGAAGCATTGAATCGAGTTCAAAAAAGATTAAATATAAGTAGTAACAATGTAAAATTGCCTTTTTCAAGAGTTCAACCAACGAATTTTCATGATGTTTCATCAAAAAATCTGGTTATTTTTATACAAGAGAGTTTAGGTGCACAATTTGTAGAAGCTGTAGGTGGTGAAAAAGGAATTACTCCCAATATAAATCGTTTAAGTAAAGAGGGTATTTTATTTACAGATTTATATTCAAATGGTACACGAAGTGTACGAGGAATAGCTGGGTGTATGGCTGGAAACTTTGCAATTCCAGGTAAAGGGGTAATCAAAAGAAATAAATCTCAAAGAGATTTCTTTACCATCGCTTCTTTATTAAAACCGTATGGTTATCATACTTCTTTTATTTATGGTGGTGAAAGTCGATTTGATAATATGAGAGGATGGTTTTTAGGAAATGGTTTTGATGAAATTATTGACCAACCACGTTTTAATAATCCTTCTTTTACTGGCACGTGGGGTGTTAGTGATGAAGATATGGTTATTAGAGCTAATAATGAATTTGCTAAACATTATAAAAATAATCAAAAGTTTGCTAGTGTAATGTTCTCAACTTCAAATCATTCACCTTTTGATTTCCCAAATAATAAAATAGAACTTATTGATAATGTACCTAAAAAAAGTGTCAAAAATGCAATTAAATATGCAGATTTTGCAATTGGAAAGTTTTTTGAATTAGCAAAACAAGAATCTTATTATAAAGACACCGTTTTTGTTGTCGTAGCAGATCATAACATACGTGTGTATGGAGAAGATGTAATTCCTGTAAATATGTTTCATATACCAGGATTTATAATTTCAGAAAGCGTGAAGCCAATGAAGTATGACAAGATAACAACACAGCCAGATATCTTAGCAACAGCACTTGATTTAATCGGTATTGACTTGAATTTCCCTATTCTTGGACATTCAATTTTTAGTGATAAAAAACAGAATCTCTCTTTTATGCAGTTTCATAACTCTTATGCTTTACGAGTAAATGATAGTATTGCTATAATTCAACCTGGGAAAAAACCGGTAACGTATAAATATAAAAATAAGCATCTTTTAGAAACTGTTTCTGATACAGAATTAGAACAAGATGCATTGGCATTTATTATTACACTGGATTATTTATATCAAAATAAGCTTTATAAATAA
- a CDS encoding response regulator transcription factor has product MKILIIEDDKDIANFLKRGFEELHYTIEISNDGEEGEYLSIINKYDVIILDWMLPKKNGIEILNNLRQKNIFTPILMLTAKDAVEDKITGLKTGCDDYLSKPFSFEELEARVTSLYRRSSQMSNIMEFSNLKVNLDTKEVLKDNSIINLSIREYELLLLLIKNKNSYISKDTIEEMLYSNEEFLNSNVIQVTIYNLRKKVGKELIKSFRGIGYKIEI; this is encoded by the coding sequence ATGAAGATTTTAATAATTGAAGATGATAAAGATATTGCAAATTTCCTAAAAAGAGGATTTGAAGAATTACATTATACTATTGAAATTTCAAATGATGGGGAAGAAGGAGAGTATCTTTCTATCATTAACAAATATGACGTAATTATATTAGACTGGATGCTACCTAAAAAAAATGGTATCGAAATCTTAAACAATTTAAGACAAAAGAACATTTTTACACCGATATTAATGTTAACAGCAAAAGATGCAGTTGAAGATAAGATAACAGGTTTAAAAACAGGTTGTGATGATTATCTATCTAAACCTTTTTCATTTGAAGAATTAGAGGCTAGAGTAACTTCACTGTATAGAAGAAGTTCACAAATGAGTAATATAATGGAATTTTCTAATCTAAAAGTAAATTTAGATACCAAAGAGGTTTTAAAAGATAATTCTATTATTAATTTATCTATAAGAGAATATGAACTTTTGTTATTGTTAATTAAAAACAAAAACTCCTATATTTCAAAAGATACTATTGAGGAAATGCTATATAGTAATGAGGAGTTTCTCAATAGCAATGTGATTCAAGTTACAATATATAATTTAAGAAAGAAAGTAGGTAAAGAACTTATTAAAAGTTTTAGAGGCATAGGGTATAAAATTGAGATTTAA
- a CDS encoding YkgJ family cysteine cluster protein: MILKEKGYNYCFDANVCSSCQGNCCIGESGYIWITKEEIDNLSKYLDISLEELRLKYLKKITYKYSLKEIKLEENNYACVFFDLEKRQCSIYEARPTQCRTFPFWDYFKNNEKEVYEECPAIKPL; encoded by the coding sequence ATGATATTAAAAGAAAAAGGTTATAATTATTGCTTTGACGCAAATGTTTGTTCAAGTTGTCAAGGTAATTGCTGTATTGGTGAAAGTGGTTATATTTGGATAACTAAGGAAGAAATAGATAATCTAAGTAAATATTTAGATATAAGCTTAGAAGAATTAAGACTAAAGTATTTAAAAAAAATAACATATAAATATAGTTTAAAAGAGATAAAACTAGAAGAGAATAATTATGCATGTGTTTTTTTTGATTTAGAAAAAAGACAATGTTCTATTTATGAAGCAAGACCAACACAATGTAGAACTTTCCCTTTTTGGGACTATTTTAAAAATAATGAAAAAGAGGTGTATGAAGAGTGCCCAGCTATAAAACCCTTGTAA
- a CDS encoding sensor histidine kinase has translation MRFKSIKHKILFWFSSVIFIILFIFSYALYYLLEESINKRILEQLEQYAISLHLDLKENKFNTNIIIDETLKDVEVAILKKNKLIYQTKKFTLKNYETLYQEPQLYINEINNFEVDAIYSYKFTNPFVGNILLYKKNIHNQAEDIEHILLGTIPILLIVLMFLANKIIDKILIPIKNITRDAKNITVSDLSTSIENPSNKDEISELISSFNSMISRLKEGVSKLDTFNKNVSHEFRTPLTIIKGEAEVTLKNIREPDYYIKSLEVILKAVNQLSNITDEMLFYTKYTKYNVKNSFSWCQLDSIIMNIIEQYNNDLKNKNINLTLKEFHSLKYLGNHNLLHTIFKNLVDNAIKYSHNNSNINIELYLEENYAIFKIQDEGIGIPKDKIEKVTDEFFRVEESRNKNIQGVGLGLFIVKSCIDLHKGILQINSTNQGTLVTVKLPL, from the coding sequence TTGAGATTTAAAAGTATTAAACATAAAATTCTTTTTTGGTTTTCAAGTGTAATTTTTATTATACTTTTTATTTTTAGTTATGCTTTATATTATTTACTTGAAGAAAGTATTAACAAGCGCATACTTGAACAACTAGAGCAATATGCAATTTCATTACATCTTGATTTAAAAGAAAATAAATTTAATACAAACATAATTATTGATGAAACACTAAAAGACGTAGAAGTTGCTATTCTAAAAAAAAATAAATTAATATATCAAACGAAAAAATTTACATTAAAGAATTATGAAACATTATATCAAGAGCCTCAGTTATATATTAATGAAATCAATAACTTTGAAGTAGATGCAATATATTCATATAAATTTACAAATCCCTTTGTAGGAAATATTCTTTTATATAAAAAAAATATACATAATCAAGCAGAAGACATTGAGCATATTTTACTCGGCACAATTCCTATATTATTGATAGTATTAATGTTTCTTGCAAATAAGATTATTGATAAAATATTAATACCAATTAAAAACATTACAAGAGATGCTAAAAATATTACAGTTTCAGATTTATCAACTTCAATTGAAAACCCATCTAATAAAGATGAAATATCTGAATTAATTTCATCATTTAATAGTATGATTTCTCGTCTAAAAGAAGGAGTTTCCAAATTAGATACCTTTAATAAAAATGTTTCTCATGAATTTAGAACTCCATTGACTATCATAAAAGGTGAAGCTGAAGTTACATTGAAAAATATTCGAGAACCTGATTACTATATTAAAAGTTTAGAAGTTATATTAAAAGCGGTAAACCAATTATCAAACATTACTGATGAAATGCTGTTCTACACAAAATATACAAAATATAATGTAAAAAACTCTTTTAGTTGGTGTCAATTAGATTCTATTATTATGAATATAATTGAACAGTATAACAATGATTTAAAAAATAAGAATATCAATTTAACTTTGAAAGAGTTTCATTCATTAAAATATTTGGGCAATCATAATCTTCTTCATACCATTTTTAAGAACTTAGTTGATAATGCAATTAAATATAGTCATAACAATTCTAATATCAATATTGAACTTTATTTAGAAGAAAACTATGCTATTTTCAAAATTCAAGATGAAGGGATTGGTATTCCAAAAGACAAAATAGAAAAAGTTACAGATGAATTTTTTAGAGTTGAAGAATCAAGAAATAAAAATATACAAGGAGTTGGATTAGGATTATTCATTGTTAAATCTTGTATTGACCTTCATAAAGGAATATTACAAATCAATTCTACTAATCAAGGTACCTTAGTAACCGTTAAACTCCCATTATAA